A single region of the Nostoc cf. commune SO-36 genome encodes:
- a CDS encoding AAA family ATPase, producing the protein MISSLRLLNFKAFENQLVEFKSLTLLSGYNSTGKSSVLQALSLLHQSYQQGLLQSNGLLLNGNLVNIGTANDALYENAKQDYVGFELSLKNGTKGTWHFKYNSLEREADFLESGFNSVDADVYQSSIFSKEFHHLQSERATVASGILNYQRRELRQIGALGEYTAHFLYTYGDQPIPIAELAHSQAKSTNLLDQVEAWMGEISSGLRIQVDAHLDMDLVNLKFSDHIGYGITYVLPIIVAILASNPGALILIEHPETGLHAQAQTKLGKLLALAANCGVQVVVETHSDQILNGIRLAVHGGKIEPTDVQLHYFQRHHNQDQAFIKVVSPRIDKDGRIDRWPDGFFDEWENSLIVLLEPAKS; encoded by the coding sequence ATGATTAGCTCATTACGGCTGCTAAATTTTAAAGCATTTGAGAATCAATTAGTTGAATTCAAATCGCTTACCCTACTCTCTGGTTATAATAGCACTGGTAAATCCTCTGTGTTGCAAGCACTATCACTGCTGCATCAATCTTACCAGCAAGGTTTACTACAAAGCAATGGTTTATTGCTCAATGGAAATTTGGTAAATATTGGCACAGCTAATGATGCTTTGTATGAAAATGCCAAACAAGACTATGTAGGATTTGAGCTTAGTTTAAAAAACGGAACTAAAGGAACATGGCACTTTAAATACAACTCATTAGAAAGAGAAGCAGATTTTTTAGAGAGTGGATTCAACTCTGTTGATGCCGATGTTTATCAGTCAAGCATTTTTAGTAAAGAATTTCATCACCTTCAATCAGAACGTGCAACAGTTGCATCAGGAATCTTAAATTACCAAAGGCGAGAACTTAGACAAATTGGTGCGCTTGGCGAATATACAGCACATTTTCTCTACACTTATGGTGATCAACCAATCCCCATCGCCGAACTCGCTCACTCGCAAGCAAAATCAACAAATTTGCTAGACCAAGTTGAAGCATGGATGGGAGAAATAAGTTCTGGCCTACGCATTCAAGTTGACGCACATCTAGATATGGATTTGGTTAACTTAAAATTTAGTGACCATATTGGATACGGCATTACCTACGTTTTACCAATTATCGTGGCAATTCTAGCATCTAATCCAGGTGCATTAATTCTTATTGAACACCCAGAAACCGGACTCCACGCCCAAGCACAAACAAAGCTGGGTAAGCTGTTAGCGCTGGCTGCTAACTGTGGCGTTCAAGTTGTGGTAGAAACTCATAGCGACCAGATTCTAAACGGTATTCGTCTTGCGGTGCATGGTGGTAAAATTGAGCCGACGGATGTGCAATTACATTACTTTCAACGTCACCACAACCAAGATCAAGCTTTTATTAAAGTTGTGTCACCACGCATTGATAAAGACGGCAGAATTGACCGATGGCCTGATGGTTTCTTCGATGAGTGGGAAAACAGTTTAATAGTTTTATTAGAACCTGCAAAATCATAG